From Panthera uncia isolate 11264 chromosome X, Puncia_PCG_1.0, whole genome shotgun sequence, the proteins below share one genomic window:
- the LOC125931323 gene encoding uncharacterized protein CXorf49 homolog, whose amino-acid sequence MSASDEVSICGAGFGEEGGGQAGVCPASPGAPRGPPGLGVDLGPPPSGEGEGGVPDPEGFESEREVTETGEPVFWDLVGRPGSPTDHTGDALDCASHLADEAVAAIVQQLTNQDGLGVRRNPYPEGCVVEAGLEAGPRGRGALALSRRESQPPAAALLRLGGPEGGPAWANPKRGTKSRSNVAAVDRQRPSAESPGELLSDSESADEFSEIQLMRVSIYAKRGGQLKPNSPEDPWDTPRHSKFDVRENFLHMLGSFPSSAPRGLTSVVESQAVGELDISSSRKMQSVVRGKGGNRPSYPRFAAAGGLPRDTPKKKVAQEKKSPGGTSNVALGRMFPSWGQRVSAAPLETAAFPPVTGVPLFGRSKRYSLVPPGTKQSKHTPAGKKSVARRTRKAEPVVAGEDNDSNRDAVPNWLAVAAALGESSSEPPALGTTIKDGLALGDRRDTPREKSGAAGRAGAACCQQRVVLPHVRPHEALSTSLGTLEAGFCVLSLSDDQEALVHPPRLERQQQPPGAQGCPRCLLLQREVDNLKEQLAALQSLTDQFQTL is encoded by the exons ATGAGCGCCTCCGATGAAGTGTCCATCTGTGGAGCAGGTTtcggggaggagggcggggggcaGGCCGGCGTCTGCCCTGCCAGCCCCGGAGCCCCGCGGGGCCCACCGGGACTAGGTGTGGATCTGGGGCCGCCACCCAGCGGTGAGGGCGAGGGCGGGGTCCCAGACCCCGAGGGCTTCGAGTCCGAGCGGGAAGTGACGGAAACGGGAGAGCCGGTGTTCTGGGACCTAGTAGGCCGCCCCGGCTCCCCGACCGACCACACGGGGGACGCCCTGGATTGCGCGTCCCACCTTGCGGACGAGGCCGTGGCGGCCATCGTGCAGCAGCTGACCAACCAGGATGGCCTGGGCGTGCGGAGAAACCCGTACCCGGAGGGCTGCGTCGTGGAGGCGGGCCTGGAGGCAGGGCCCCGAGGGAGAGGCGCGCTTGCCCTTAGCCGCAGAGAGTCGCAGCCGCCTGCCGCCGCCCTTCTCCGCCTCGGTGGGCCCGAGGGAGGCCCGGCCTGGGCGAACCCGAAAAGAGGCACGAAGAGCAGGTCGAATGTCGCCGCGGTGGATCGCCAGCGGCCCTCCGCAGAAAGCCCGGGCGAGCTGCTTTCCGACAGCGAGTCAGCAGATGAGTTTAGTGAGATACAGCTGATGAGGGTGAGCATTTACGCCAAAAGAGGAGGCCAACTCAAGCCCAACAGCCCCGAGGATCCCTGGGACACACCCAGACACTCGAAATTCGATGTCAGGGAGAATTTCCTCCACATGCTTGGCTCTTTCCCGTCCTCCGCTCCCCGAGGACTCACTTCGGTTGTGGAGAGTCAGGCCGTTGGAGAGCTGGATATCTCCTCCTCTAGGAAAATGCAGAGCGTGgtcagggggaagggggggaacaGGCCCAGCTACCCAAGATTTGCTGCTGCGGGCGGCCTGCCCCGGGACACCCCTAAGAAAAAGGTGGCCCAGGAGAAGAAATCCCCAGGGGGGACCTCAAATGTTGCCCTGGGGAGAATGTTCCCTTCCTGGGGGCAGAGAGTCTCCGCGGCACCCCTGGAAACAGCCGCCTTCCCCCCAGTAACTGGTGTTCCGCTGTTTGGGAGGTCCAAGAGGTATTCCTTGGTCCCTCCGGGAACCAAACAGTCCAAGCACACCCCTGCTGGGAAGAAATCTGTGGCCAGGAGGACTCGGAAGGCGGAGCCGGTGGTGGCCGGAGAAGACAATGACTCAAACAGAGACGCTGTCCCAAAC TGGCTGGCTGTGGCTGCAGCTCTGGGAGAGTCCAGCTCAGAGCCACCAGCCTTGGGGACTACCATCAAGGATGGGCTGGCCCTGGGAGACAGGAGAGACACGCCCAGGGAGAAGAGTGGAGCTGCTGGCAGAGCAGGGGCAGCTTGTTGCCAGCAGAGGGTGGTGTTGCCTCACGTTAGACCCCACGAAGCCCTTTCCACCTCACTGGGAACCTTGGAAGCTGGATTTTGTGTTCTTTCCCTCTCAGATGACCAGGAAGCGCTTGTCCACCCCCCAAGACTGGAAAGGCAGCAGCAACCACCTGGAGCACAGGGCTGTCCTCGG TGTCTCCTGCTGCAGAGAGAAGTTGACAACCTGAAAGAGCAACTTG CGGCCCTGCAGTCCCTGACTGACCAGTTCCAGACCCTTTGA